From Hydra vulgaris chromosome 07, alternate assembly HydraT2T_AEP, a single genomic window includes:
- the LOC136082192 gene encoding uncharacterized protein LOC136082192 — MANYLQKNNVYVTPGWKFCSKCYKKAIETDEDLNSQEEWESKSEKKIKLDTTIELLGFSPVKLKSLSKHSKLPVAKQKFENTIDRVAKMVSSAYNIKETFLTTEIKSSILNNNINNDHDLDILMYEIKNKISETDSYCHKVQMLTLAPKSWTRKKISSYFEVSEYLVRTARKVKNENGILSLPGKKTGNPLSPETVNLVINFYQSDEFSRMMPEKKDYASIKKNQHAQKRLLLLPLGGIKVIKISWH, encoded by the coding sequence ATGgcaaactatttgcaaaaaaataatgtttatgtaaCCCCAGGTTGGAAATTCTGcagtaaatgttacaaaaaagcaatagaaactgatgaagatttaaattcaCAGGAGGAATGGGAATCcaaaagtgagaaaaaaattaagttagataCCACTATAGAATTGCTTGGATTTTCACCAGTCAAactaaaaagtctttcaaaacacAGCAAATTGCCTgtagcaaaacaaaagtttgagaaCACTATTGACAGAGTTGCAAAAATGGTCTCATCagcatataatattaaagaaacttttttaacaacagaaataaaaagctccattttaaacaacaacattaacaatgACCATGATCTAGACATTTTaatgtatgaaataaaaaataaaatttcagagaCTGACTCTTATTGCCATAAGGTGCAAATGTTAACACTCGCACCAAAATCATGGACACGTAAAAAGATATCAAGCTACTTTGAAGTGTCTGAGTATCTTGTTCGAAcagcaagaaaagttaaaaatgagaaTGGAATTCTATCATTACCCGgaaaaaaaactggaaaccCACTTTCACCAGAAACAGTTAATTTAGtgattaacttttatcaaagtgatgaattttcaagaatgatgccagaaaaaaaagattatgcaAGTATTAAGAAAAACCAACATgctcaaaaaagattattgctaCTGCCATTAGgtggaataaaagttataaagatttcATGGCATTGA